Genomic DNA from Longimicrobium sp.:
TGGGATACGTGGCCTCCGTGCTGGTGGCCGTTTCGCTGATGATGAGCAGCATCCTCAAGCTGCGCCTCATCAACCTCGTGGGTTCGGCGGCGTTCACGGTGTACGGCGTGCTGATCCACGCGTACCCGGTGGCGGTGGTGAACCTGATCATCGTGTTCATCAACCTGTACTACCTGCGGCAGATGCTGGGCTCGCGGGAGTACTTCAAGCTGCTCCGCGTGCAGGCCGGCTCGGAGTATCTTGCCGCGTTCCTGGACTTTCACCGCGCCGAGATCGAGCGCTTCCTTCCCGGCTTCGCCCACGCGCCCGCGGAACGGCAGCTCATCTTCTTCGTGCTGCGCGACATGGTGCCCGCGGGGCTGTTCATCGGGGAGATGCGGGGAGACGGGGCGCTGCGGGTGGTGCTGGATTTCGTGATCCCGCAGTACCGCGACTTCAAGACGGGGCGATACCTGTTCGCCGACCAGGCGCACTTCTTCCGCGAGCAGGGCATCCGCGAGATCCTGAGCGAGCCCGGGAGCAAGGAGCACACGGAGTACCTGCGCCGGATGGGGTTCTCGCCCGGTGCGGACGGTGGGATGTACCGGCTGGCCGTGAGCGGGTGAGGGGCCTCACCTGCCCGCACGCTGCACCGGCCGAAGCCGCACGATGTCATCCCGATGGAGCGGCCACTTCGAACCTGCCCGAACACCGTAATTCGCAGCGACTGAGGGATCCGCCACACACTGCGGGATAATGCCTCCTCGCTGCGGAAGCACCCGGGCTGTTCTTCTCATTGGCTGGGCGAGCGCGGAACCGCACGGGGTTTGATTCGAGAGAGGGCGGCGGTTCGTCTCGCGGGGCTGTGTGGCGGATCCCTCGGTCGCTGCGGTCTGCCGTGCGCACATCGGGTATGCCGTGGCCGCTCCGTCGGGATGACAAATCGCGCTTCGGCAGGTGAGGCGCGCCTGCGGCTCACCCGCTCACGCGTCGGGAGGCCCACCTGCCTTGGCCACGCGCGCCGGGCTGGCTCCCTTCCCCCGCGCAGTTTGCGGGGGAAGGGTTGGGGATGGGGGGCCGCCGCGGCATGCGCCGGCCCACTTCGAAACGCAACGCCACACCCCGCCGCGCGCCTCCCGCACTGGACGGCGTTCGCACCCAGCCGCATCTTATCCGCGCCACTCCTTCGCCCTCTCTCCCCCGGATCGGGCTCGCCCGTCATGGATTACGCACAGATCCGCCGTGGTCCCCTGCCCTTTCTCGTGGGCGCGGCAGCCGTCGTCATCCTGGTCGCGGGAATGCGCGCGGCGTCGGGAATCCTGAACCCCATGCTGATGGCGGGCTTCCTGGCCCTGCTCTTTCAGCCGCTCACCCGCAGGCTGCGCCGGTGGGGGATGGCGGGCGGGCTGGCGGTGACGCTCGTGGTGATCGGCGTCGTGATCTCGGGCCTGCTGCTGATCGCCTTCGTGGGCGAGTCGCTGCGGCAGATCGCGGTGGAGTTTCCCAGCACCCGCGCGGAGCTCGATGCCATGATCGGCGGGCTCTCCGCCACGCTGGCCACGTACGGCATCGACGCGGGATCGTACCTGCAGAGCGCGCTCCGCGGGCCGGCGGTCGGGCGGGCGGCGCTGAACGTGTCGGGGAGCCTGGCGGCCACGCTGAGCAACCTGGCGCTGACGATGTTCATCTTCGCCTTCATGCTGGGCGGCATGTGGCAGCTGGAGCGGCGCGCCCAGGCGGGCTCGCGGGACCACAGCCCGCTGGCCGCGCGGTTCCTGGGATTTTCGGAGACCATTCGCCGCTACATGGGCGTGCGCGCGGTGCTGGGGCTGGTGGCGGCCATCCTGAACTACGTGCTGCTGCTGGTGCTGGGCGTGGACTACGCGCTGCTGTGGGCGGTGCTCTCGTTCCTGCTGAGCTTCGTTCCCAACATCGGCTTCACGCTGTCGCTGGTGCCGCCCACGCTGCTGGCGCTGGTAGACAGCGGGTGGCAGAGCGCGCTGATCGTCTTCATCGGCTACCAGGTGATCAACAACGTCCTCGACAACGTCATCGGGCCCAAGGTGGTGGGCAAGCAGATGCAGATGTCGGCGCTGCTCAGCTTTCTGTCGGTGATCTTCTGGGCGTGGGTGCTGGGCCCCACCGGCGCCATCCTGGCGGTGCCGCTCACGGTGCTGATCCGCGACCTGGCGTTCGGCCCGATGTCGCCGCCGGACATCGGCCCTCCCCGGCCCGTCACGAACTCCGCGGTACCCGCTCCCTACGCGCCGGAGCCGGCGCCCGGCTGACAGAAAGCATCACACGGAGGGCACGGAGGACACAGAGGGAAAAGAGAAAGGAGGGCACCAGCGGACGCCCTCCGTCCTCCCCCGTGCCCTCCGTGCCCTCCGTGTGAGACCCGTTTTCGAAGTCAGGACTCGAACGGCAGCTCGCGCGGAAGGCGAACGGTGAAGCGCGTGCCCTGTCCCGGCGTGCTTTCCACCGACACGCCGCCGCCCAACATCTCCGAAACCTGCCGCACCAGGGCCAGCCCCAGCCCCGTGCCGCTCACCCGCAGGTGCTTGGCCGTTTCGGCCTGGTAGAACGGCTCGAACACGCGCGCCAGGTGCTCGGGCGAAATACCGATCCCCGTGTCGGCCACCACGAACTCCATCTCGCCCTCCCGGGCCGTCACCTGCAGCTCCACCGACCCCGCCTCCGTGAACTTGATGGCGTTGGAAAGGAGGTTCAGCAGGATCTGCCGGATCTTGCGCGCGTCCGAACGCATGGGCACCGGCCCGTCAGGCACCCCGACGTGGAAGGCCAGCCCCTGCTGCCCCGCAAGCGGCTCCAGCATCTCGCCCACGCCCACGGCCAGCTCCACCACGTCGAACTCCTCCACGTCCACCCGCTCGCGCCCGGCCTCGATGCGGCTGAAGCTCAGGATTTCCTCGATCAGCTCCAGCAGATGCCGCGCGCTGGCGCCGATGCGCCGCACCTGGGCCTGCGACGCGGTGGGGATGGCCTCGGGAATGCCCATCAGCAGCAGGTCGGAGTAGCCGATGGTGGCGTTCAGCGGCGTGCGCAGCTCGTGGCTCATGGTGGCCAGGAAGTCGGCCTTGGCGCGGTTGGCCTCCTCCGCGGCGGCGCGGGCCCGGCGCTCGGCATCGTACAGGCGCGCGTTGTCCACCGCCACGGCCGCCCACGAGGCGATGCCCACCGCCAGCCGCTCGTGGGTCTCGCTGAACAGGGCGGCCCCCTCGTGCCCCAGGAAGATCCCCCCGATCACCTCGCCCGAGCTGGAGGTGACGGGCACCGCCAGGTAGCTGCGCACCGGCAGGTGCCCCTTGGGCATGCCGAAGTGCGGGCCCATCGTGCCGTACCGCGGGTCCTGGGTGATGTCGTCGCTGCGCACCACCCCCTCGCCCGCGAAGGTGGGATGGAACACCGGCGTGTTGCGGGGATTGGGAAACTTCGAGAACGCCTCGCGCGGCACCCCGGAGATGGTGTACAGCGTGTACGACTCGCCGGCCTCGTTCTTCTGGTTGTAGAAGAAGGCGCCGAACTGGGCGCCGGTGAGCGCGGTGGCCGCGTCGGTCACGCGCTCCACCAGCGCCTCCAGGTTCAGCTCCGAGGCGAACGACTCCCCCAATGAATGGAGCGTCTCGGCCACGCGGGCGTGCTCGCGCAGCACCGACTCGGCGCGCTTGGCCTCGGTGACGTCGTAGTAGTGCTCGATCCGCCCGCCCGCGTACACGCCGGAGTGGATGGGGCGGCTCCAGTGCGCCAGCCAGCGCCCGTCCTTGAGCCGGCACTCGAACTCGGCGACGGAGTCGTTGGCGGCGTAGATGGCCCGCAGCAGCCGCTCGAAGCCGTCGGAGTCCTCCACGCGGTGCTTCAGCTCCTCGTGAAGCAGCAGCCGCTTGTCGCGGCCGAGGATGCGAACCCGCTCCACGTCGAAGAAGCGCTCGATCGCGCGGTTCACCCAGATCACCCGGAACTCGGCGTCCAGGATGATGGTGCCCACCTCCGACGTGTCGAGCGCATCGTCGGCCAGGGCGCGGTAGCGCGCCTCGCTCGCGGCCACGGCTTCGCGCGTTTGCCGGCGGGCGGCCACGCGCGCCTGGATCTCCGAAACGGCCAGCGCCGCCAGGTCGTCCAGGATCTCCATGTGCTCGTCGGTCCACTCGCGCGGGTGGAAGTCGAAGACGCACAGGGTGCCCAGCGTATGGCCGTGGTCCGTCGTCAGCGGTGCCGCGGCGTAGGCGGCGATCCCCGATTCCGTGGTCGCGCGGCTGTCGCGGGTCAGCGGGTGCTCGCGCGCATCGGCCACCCGCAGCGGCCTGGCCGTCCCCACGACGTGCTTGCAGTACGAGAAGTCCAGCGGAACGGCCCCAGCCGAGGTCCACGGCTCCGGCCCGTAGCAGGCCAGCGGCAGCTGCTCGTCGGCGGTCAGCAGGTTCACCTGCGCGACGGGCGCGTGCGTGGCGCGGGCAGCCGCCCGGGCCAGCCGGTCGAACGCCTCTATGCGCTCGCCCGCCAGCAGGTCCGCCGCACGCAGCACGTCCAGCTGGGCGGGGTTCGTCAATGTGGCGATCAACTCGTGCTCCAGTCGCGGTCCGTACGGCACCGGCACCCATCGAAAACATGGAGAAAACCCGGTTGGCCGGCAGCCAGGGCGGCAAGAAGCACACCGCCTAACTCACGACAGCATTCGGACATGACAGGTGGCCGCAGCCGGGTATGCCGCTTGCGTTTGCCCCGGCCCGCCAAAGCGCCTTAGTGCTAAGATAATTGGCGCTTGGCGATGACATGACAACCGCGAAACGCAGGGGAACTCGGATGGCGACAAACGTTCTGGTGATCTACTACAGCAGCTACGGGCACACGGCGCGGATGGCGCAATCCGTGGCCGAGGGCGCCCGCGGGGCCGAGCCCGACGTGGAGGTGCGCGTGGTGCGCATTCCCGAGCTGGAGGAGGCGCGCCGCGCCATGTCTACACAGGAGTGGTACGTAAAGGCGCAGGAGGCGCACGCCGACATCCCGGAAGCCACGCTCGACGACCTGCGCTGGGCCGACGGCATCATCTGGGGGATGCCCACGCGCTTCGGCAACATGTCGGCGCAGGTCAAGCAGTTCATCGACACGGCGGGCGGGCTGTGGGCAAACGGCGAGCTCGAGGACAAGGCCACGGGCATCTTCACGAGTTCGGCCACCATCCATGGAGGGCAGGAGACGACGGTCATCACGGGCCTGGTGCCGCTGCTTCACTTGGGGATGATCTTCGTGGGCACGCCGTACGGGCAGAACCCGCAGATCCTGACGACGGACGGCATCGGCGGGTCGCCGTACGGGCCGGGAACGCTGGCGGGGAACGACGGATCGCGCCAGCCGGAGGAGCGCGAGCTGACGACGGCGCGCAACCTGGGAAGCCGGGTGGCCAAGGTTGCCCGCCGGCTGAAGAGCCTGCGCGCCACCCAGGAGCACGGCCAGCAGCCCGACGCGCCGCAGTACGAGGGGCAGTAGGGCCGCCGTCGGCCTCCTCTGCGCAGCGAGCGCCGCCCGGGGTCCCGGGCGGCGCTCGCTCGTTCCGGCCGGCCAGGGCCTCAGCTCTTGAACGTCGCGCCCGGACCCACGTAGGTCTTGGTGTCAGGCTCCGCCCGCCAGCGCTGGAAGACGACGTTCGTGGGCGGGTTCGCCCCTTCGAAGCTGTAATCCACGATTCCGTGCCCGCGCGAGTCGTTGCCGACGACGTCGTGGTTGGCGCCGCTGTACATCAGGACCCCGTATTTCTGGCGCGCCGCCGTTCCCGGATCCACGTCGGCGACGACCGTGGGCACGTCGGCGAGCTTGTTGTTGGTCACGCGCACCTCGGGGGCGTCGATGAAGATGCCGTAGAAGTTCGAGGAGCCGGGGTCGCCGTTCGCCGTGCAGATGTTGTTGTGCACGAGGTTGTGCTGCGTGACACCGGCGTGGGTGGTCACCAGGATACCCCAGAGCCGATTGGCGTGGCAGATGTTGTTGGCGACGAGCGAGAAGCAGGTGTTTCCCGCCAGCGCCAGCCCGCCCTGGTTCTGAATGCAGATGTTGTCGGTGACCACGTTGTACCAGCCCCTCGCGTTGGCGTCGGTGCTCGTGAACCCGCCCACCACGATGCCCTTGTTGTTGTTCCCTCGAGCGTAGTTCTGCGACACCAGGGTGAACCCGACGGCGGCCTCGATGAAGGCGCTGCCGTTGTTCTCGCCTCGATTGCGGACGATCTGGTGGTGGAATCCGTTCACGTTGATGCCGTTCTCGCCGTTGCCGCTGGCGCTGCAGTCGCGCACGATGACGTGCTTCGGATCGAACCCGCCGATCCCGGCGCCGTAGCTGGCGTCGAACCGGCACCGCTCTACCGTGACGTGGTGCACCAAGCTGCCCTCCACGCTGCCCATGAAGACGTGCCGGGGAATGGGGCCCTCGGGTGCGAGGATCCGCGTGGTGTTCTTGCCCTCCATGCCGAGATCCACGATGCGCACGTTCTTCGTTTCCGTCGCCGGGGCCACGGGCGACAGGTCGAACATCGCGTCGGCGTTGTTGTTGTACGACGCCTTGGGATCGATGGTGTGCTTGACGATGGAAGAGTACATCCCCGAGCCCGCCAGCGTGATCCCCGAGGGCACCTTGATGGACTCGCCGACGGTGTACGTTCCCGGCGGGAACAGGACCGTACCACCCACCGGCTGGGCCGCGCCGATGGCGGCGCGGATGGCGTCCGCCCAGGAGTTGGTGGTGGTCTTGTAGGCCTTTACGTTGTAGACGGCTCCGCCTTCATCCAGCAACTGTCCTCTGACCTCGGCCATGGTTCCTCTTCGGGATTGGGGGAGTAACGGCGCGGAATGATTCGCCACCCACGCCGCGCGCACCCGAATATAAACCGAAATATGAAACAGGCGGAGCCCAACTCCGTACTCGTTCCGAACGGGCGCGGCCCCGTCCTCCAGACATGCGAGTGCGGCCCCCGGCATCGGTGCCGGGGGCCGCTCGTGGTTCGTGGTGCCGGGTGGGTCAGCCGACGCGGGTCGGCTCGCTCTCGACCGGGGCGGAGGTATGCACCGGGGCCCCGGGAGGCGGCGACTGCAGGTAGTTCTGCTGCGCGTTGGCCTGGATGCTCTCGTCGTCAAGCCCGTTCAGCGAGCGCTTGAAGTCGCGGATTCCCTTGCCCATGCCGCCGGCCAGCTCGGGCAGCCGCTTGGCGCCGAACAGGAGCAGCAGCACGCCGAAGATCAGTACCAGCTCGCCGAAACCAAGTCCGAAAGGCATGGGGAACCCTCCCTGTCGTCAAAAAAGAAAAGCGGAAGCCGCGGAGTACCTTCGTCTCACCGGCACCGCTCGCGTCCGTAAACGCAGGTGCCGTATCGCAGTACCTAAGATAACCGCTTCCGCCGAACCGGACAACCGCGCCGATCACGGTTCAGCCAATCCGGAAGTCCTTGTCGTCCACCGCCTTACAGATGTGCAAGCGAAACGGGGACGTGCCGGCGGCCCCGAACGCAAGCGCCCCCGGACGAAATCCTCTCGTCCGGGGGCCGCTCACGCACTCACGCACTTCCACCTCACCGCCCGGTCGTTCCCCCGGCGGCCGGCGCGGCGGGCTGCGCGCCGCCGGCGGCGGGAGCGGCCGCGGCGGGTGCGCCGGCCACCTCGCGCGGCGTGCGTCCGCCCAGCGCCGAGCGGTTCAGGTACTGCGCCATGGTCGCGGGGTAGCTGATCGTCCGCGGGTCGCCGTCCGACACGTAGCGATTGGTGGGGTCCTGCTCCCACCGCTGAAGCTGCCGCTCCAGCTGCCCCGGCCCTACGATGAAGCGGTCCACCGAGTGGGGATCCCACCGCGTGTCCCAGGGCGTAACGCTGGGCCCGCCCGACACCTCGAGCACCACCTTGTTCTCATAGCGCTTGCCGTTGCGGTACGTGCCCGCCCACGCCAGCGGCTTGTTGCGCGGCCACATGCCCAAGGGCAGCGCGAACGTCACGATGTCGTAGTCCTGCGGCAGGTACGCCTTGATGCTGTCTTCGCCGATGCCGATCCAGTCCTGCGCCTGCTGGTCGTTCGCCGCCCGGTCCAGCCGCGCGTGGTACAGGGTGTGGTTGCACACCTCGTGTCCGTCGCGGACGATCATCTCCATCTTCTTGCGGATGTTGGCCTCGCGCTGCTCCCGCGGCGTGTCGCGGTCCTTGGTCTCGCCGAAGAAGTTGGACGGATGGCTCGCGGCGGGCAGGATGCACCACACCATGCCGCCCGGCCCCCATCCCGGGTTCTCGCGCTTGAACGACATCCACGACCCCATCATGGTGTTGGGGTCCACCTCGCCGTTGGCCGTCAGGTAGAACTGGCCCCGCGTGGCGTCGTCCATCGTAAAGACGACGGGCGTGGTGCCGCGCGGAATGTCGATGTTCCCCTCCAGCACCTGGCGCATGGTCACGGGGCGATATCCCGCCTCGTACAGCGTGCGGATGTCCTTGCGGAAGTTCTCCAGCGTGCGGACGAACTCGCCCTCGGGGCTGCCGGTGCGGTGGTACTCCAGCACCATGATGCGGCCCAGCTCGTTGGGCGGCAGCTGCGTCGTGGGGCCCGCGGGAAGGTTGTTGGCCGTCTGCCCGGGCTGCGCGCCCGACGCGGCGCCGGTGTCGCCGGGCGCCGCCGCTGCCGTGGCGCTGTCGTTGGCCTGCTCGCCGTCGCCCTCGCCCTTGCCGTCGCCGCCACCGCAGGCGGCCAGCAGCACCAGCAGCGCCGCGGCGGCGGCCTTCTGCGCCCACTCCGATCGGTTCATCATCTGCACTGAGTATTCGGGGATGCACGAACGCCCGCCGGGGCGGGTCCGCGGCACACGCGCGGAGTTTCCGGCCCCGTCAGGCGCAAGGTTCGTGCGCGGCCGGGCCGCGCGCGGCATCACTCCTCCGGCAGGCGCGGCAGCAGGTCGTCGGCCAGGCGGGCCAGGGCGCGCTGGTACACCATCCGGGCGCGCAGCTCGGGAAGGTCCAGCCGCTCCACGTAGTGCGCCACGGCGCGGGTGGGGTCGGCGTGCTGGTGCTGCTCCATCAGCTCCACGAACTCCATGGCGAAGCGGATGTGCGACGTCACCAGCGTTTCCTCGGCGCGCGCGGCGGCCAGCTCCAGCCACAGGTTTTCTTCGTCGCTGCGCTGCTTGTGGCGGCGGATGTAGCGAAGCGCCCCCATGGGCGTGGCGTAGCGCCAGTCCCATCCCCATCCCCGGTGCCCCTCGCGCGCCAGGTCTTCGCTCACCTCGCGCGCGTCCATCAGCGCCACCGCCCGCGTGCCGATGGGCTCGGCCTCGTCGCCGTCCAGCTCCATCGTCTCGATGTAGCGGTCGATGGCCTCGTCGAAGGGCATGCGCGGCGCCAGGATGGCCACCAGGTCCAGGGCCAGGTTGGCGTGCACGTCGATCAGTGCCTCGCGCGCGGCGGCCTCGGTGCGGTCGAGCTTGCGGGCCAGGTCGGCGGGGAGCCGCTGGGTGAACAGGGACGATACGCTGGGCATGGGGTCGGGTCCGGGGCGAGGGAGGGAAAACGGGGTGCGGGGCGGCCTCAGCCGCCCCGGGTCGTCCAGGCCACGGCAAGCAGCACCAGGCCCACGACGATGCGGTACCAGGCGAACGGCACGAAGGTGTTGCTCGACACGAAGCGGATCAGGGCCCGGATGACGATCATCGCCGCGATGAACGACACCACGAAGCCCACGGCGAACACCGGCGCGTCCGCCGCCGACAGCAGGTGGCGGCTCTTGAACAGGTCGAAGCCGCTGGCGGCCACCATCACGGGGATGGCCAGGAAGAACGAGAACTCGGTCGCGGCCAGGCGCGACATTCCCAGCGACAGCCCGCCCATGATGGTGGCGCCGGAGCGCGACACGCCGGGAACGAGCGAAAGCAGCTGCGCCAGCCCCACGCCCAAGGCCGTCGGCGGCCGGATGTCGTCCACGCTTTCCGTGGTCACCACCCGGGTCTTGTGCCAGTGCTCCACCAGCAGGATGGCGATGCCGCCCAGGACCAGCGCAATCGCCACGATGGTGGTGTCGAAGAGCTTTTCCTTGATGAAGTCGCGCGCGAAGAAGCCCACCAGCGCCGCCGGGGCGAAGGCGATCAGCAGGTTCCAGATCAGCCGGCGGGCGTTGGGGTCGCGCGGCGCGGCGGCGAGCACGCCGAACACCTTCTGCCGGTACAGCCAGACGACGGCCAGGATGGCGCCGAGCTGGATGAAGACGTCGAACGTCTCGTGGTTGGCGTACGAGTCGAAGCCCAGCCACTTGCCGGCCAGGATCAGGTGTCCCGTGGACGACACGGGAATGAACTCCGTGGCTCCCTCGACCAGCCCCATGACGGCGGCCTTCAGCAACAGCATCACATCCATCCGATGTCCCTTCGTCCCGTTCCCGTTGTGCTGCGTGCCGGCCGTGCAGCGTGCATTCGGCTGGAGTGATTGGTACTGTTGGGGGGGCCCTCCCCCGGGCCCTCGGCCGGCAGGCCCCTCTCCCGGCCTCTCCCCCGCAAACTGCGCGGGAGAGAGGGGAACTTCGGTCGGGGTTCGATTGGCTGCCGGTGCATGCCTTAGGAGCCCCCTCCCCCCGGCCCCCTTCCCCCGCTTCGCAGGGGAGGGGGAGACCTGAACGCGCTTCGGACGGCCTGGCGCACTCGACTACGCGAGCAGTCCGCGAAGGCGGACTTCGTGCCGTCGTTGCCGCGAATTCATTCGCCCCAGCCGGGCCGAGGCCTCGCCCAAGTTTGGTGTGTACCCCCTCTCCCACGCTGTTTGTGGGAGAGGGTGGCACGCGTGTCAGCGCGGCCGGGTGAGGGCCCCACGGCAGCCGAGGCCTCGGGTTTGGAGACCGCTGCCGCGCCCTGGCTGGTACGTGCCCGCGGCTAGATCCTTCGGCCCGCGACGTTGGTGCTACGGGCCGGTTCGGTGCGCCTGGGCCTCAGGATGACAGGCGCTGTTGCGTCGACCGGCTTGGCGCACCTCACTCCGCGAGCAGTCCGCGAAGGCGGACTTCGGGCCGTCGTTGCCGCGAATTCATTCGCCCCAGCAGAGCCGAGGACGCACCCAACCCTGACTGGCTTCGCCGCTCCCGCCGGGGGTGACGCGCCGGACTGGCTCCCTTCCCCCGCGCAGTTTGCGGGGGAAGGGCTGGGGATGGGGGGCGCCGGCCCGAGCACCGGACCCGGCCTGTCCACACCCGCTCTCAGCCCGCCACCATCACACCCCTGGATCCCCGAATCCGCGCGCTCGCCTCGCCCACCGCTACCGTGATCGCCGACCCCAGCAGCGCGAACCACAGCGTGTCCACCAGCTTGGGAATCGCCCCGAACTGCTGGAGCGCCCAGAGCAGCGTCATCCCCGCGACGGCAACCCCCATGCCGGTCACCGCGTCGCGCCCGTCCGCACGCTTCGAAATGAGCCCCAGCAGGAACCCGCCGAGCAGCCCGCCGTAGGTGAACGAGGCGATCTGCAGCGCGATCACCACCAGCGGCGTTCCCTTGGCGATCAGCTGAAAGGCCAGGGAAACCGCGATCATCACCACGCCCCACAGCAGCGTGAACCGCTTGCCGACAGCCAGCAGGTGCGCCTCGTCCTTCTTTCCCCGCAGCGGCACGTACAGGTCGTGCACCGACACGGCCGCCAGCGCGTTCAGCGACGACGACATGGCGGCGGCCAGGATGGCGGCCACGACGAGGCCCGAGATGCCCGGCGGCAGGTGGTCCAGCGTAAAGCGGGGGA
This window encodes:
- a CDS encoding AI-2E family transporter, whose translation is MDYAQIRRGPLPFLVGAAAVVILVAGMRAASGILNPMLMAGFLALLFQPLTRRLRRWGMAGGLAVTLVVIGVVISGLLLIAFVGESLRQIAVEFPSTRAELDAMIGGLSATLATYGIDAGSYLQSALRGPAVGRAALNVSGSLAATLSNLALTMFIFAFMLGGMWQLERRAQAGSRDHSPLAARFLGFSETIRRYMGVRAVLGLVAAILNYVLLLVLGVDYALLWAVLSFLLSFVPNIGFTLSLVPPTLLALVDSGWQSALIVFIGYQVINNVLDNVIGPKVVGKQMQMSALLSFLSVIFWAWVLGPTGAILAVPLTVLIRDLAFGPMSPPDIGPPRPVTNSAVPAPYAPEPAPG
- a CDS encoding ATP-binding protein, translating into MIATLTNPAQLDVLRAADLLAGERIEAFDRLARAAARATHAPVAQVNLLTADEQLPLACYGPEPWTSAGAVPLDFSYCKHVVGTARPLRVADAREHPLTRDSRATTESGIAAYAAAPLTTDHGHTLGTLCVFDFHPREWTDEHMEILDDLAALAVSEIQARVAARRQTREAVAASEARYRALADDALDTSEVGTIILDAEFRVIWVNRAIERFFDVERVRILGRDKRLLLHEELKHRVEDSDGFERLLRAIYAANDSVAEFECRLKDGRWLAHWSRPIHSGVYAGGRIEHYYDVTEAKRAESVLREHARVAETLHSLGESFASELNLEALVERVTDAATALTGAQFGAFFYNQKNEAGESYTLYTISGVPREAFSKFPNPRNTPVFHPTFAGEGVVRSDDITQDPRYGTMGPHFGMPKGHLPVRSYLAVPVTSSSGEVIGGIFLGHEGAALFSETHERLAVGIASWAAVAVDNARLYDAERRARAAAEEANRAKADFLATMSHELRTPLNATIGYSDLLLMGIPEAIPTASQAQVRRIGASARHLLELIEEILSFSRIEAGRERVDVEEFDVVELAVGVGEMLEPLAGQQGLAFHVGVPDGPVPMRSDARKIRQILLNLLSNAIKFTEAGSVELQVTAREGEMEFVVADTGIGISPEHLARVFEPFYQAETAKHLRVSGTGLGLALVRQVSEMLGGGVSVESTPGQGTRFTVRLPRELPFES
- the wrbA gene encoding NAD(P)H:quinone oxidoreductase, whose product is MATNVLVIYYSSYGHTARMAQSVAEGARGAEPDVEVRVVRIPELEEARRAMSTQEWYVKAQEAHADIPEATLDDLRWADGIIWGMPTRFGNMSAQVKQFIDTAGGLWANGELEDKATGIFTSSATIHGGQETTVITGLVPLLHLGMIFVGTPYGQNPQILTTDGIGGSPYGPGTLAGNDGSRQPEERELTTARNLGSRVAKVARRLKSLRATQEHGQQPDAPQYEGQ
- a CDS encoding right-handed parallel beta-helix repeat-containing protein; the encoded protein is MAEVRGQLLDEGGAVYNVKAYKTTTNSWADAIRAAIGAAQPVGGTVLFPPGTYTVGESIKVPSGITLAGSGMYSSIVKHTIDPKASYNNNADAMFDLSPVAPATETKNVRIVDLGMEGKNTTRILAPEGPIPRHVFMGSVEGSLVHHVTVERCRFDASYGAGIGGFDPKHVIVRDCSASGNGENGINVNGFHHQIVRNRGENNGSAFIEAAVGFTLVSQNYARGNNNKGIVVGGFTSTDANARGWYNVVTDNICIQNQGGLALAGNTCFSLVANNICHANRLWGILVTTHAGVTQHNLVHNNICTANGDPGSSNFYGIFIDAPEVRVTNNKLADVPTVVADVDPGTAARQKYGVLMYSGANHDVVGNDSRGHGIVDYSFEGANPPTNVVFQRWRAEPDTKTYVGPGATFKS
- a CDS encoding twin-arginine translocase TatA/TatE family subunit, encoding MPFGLGFGELVLIFGVLLLLFGAKRLPELAGGMGKGIRDFKRSLNGLDDESIQANAQQNYLQSPPPGAPVHTSAPVESEPTRVG
- a CDS encoding polysaccharide deacetylase family protein — its product is MMNRSEWAQKAAAAALLVLLAACGGGDGKGEGDGEQANDSATAAAAPGDTGAASGAQPGQTANNLPAGPTTQLPPNELGRIMVLEYHRTGSPEGEFVRTLENFRKDIRTLYEAGYRPVTMRQVLEGNIDIPRGTTPVVFTMDDATRGQFYLTANGEVDPNTMMGSWMSFKRENPGWGPGGMVWCILPAASHPSNFFGETKDRDTPREQREANIRKKMEMIVRDGHEVCNHTLYHARLDRAANDQQAQDWIGIGEDSIKAYLPQDYDIVTFALPLGMWPRNKPLAWAGTYRNGKRYENKVVLEVSGGPSVTPWDTRWDPHSVDRFIVGPGQLERQLQRWEQDPTNRYVSDGDPRTISYPATMAQYLNRSALGGRTPREVAGAPAAAAPAAGGAQPAAPAAGGTTGR
- a CDS encoding undecaprenyl-diphosphate phosphatase; this encodes MDVMLLLKAAVMGLVEGATEFIPVSSTGHLILAGKWLGFDSYANHETFDVFIQLGAILAVVWLYRQKVFGVLAAAPRDPNARRLIWNLLIAFAPAALVGFFARDFIKEKLFDTTIVAIALVLGGIAILLVEHWHKTRVVTTESVDDIRPPTALGVGLAQLLSLVPGVSRSGATIMGGLSLGMSRLAATEFSFFLAIPVMVAASGFDLFKSRHLLSAADAPVFAVGFVVSFIAAMIVIRALIRFVSSNTFVPFAWYRIVVGLVLLAVAWTTRGG